A window from Peromyscus eremicus chromosome 1, PerEre_H2_v1, whole genome shotgun sequence encodes these proteins:
- the Igsf23 gene encoding LOW QUALITY PROTEIN: immunoglobulin superfamily member 23 (The sequence of the model RefSeq protein was modified relative to this genomic sequence to represent the inferred CDS: substituted 1 base at 1 genomic stop codon) has translation MNCLPNTGRGLIPAWKTLLLTGTLLTSCTCSAASKLAQMEGAGTHLPVPRTLDGVLSTSWSREPEARPPAMISPKGLLGLPHTSQDVIPHTEDNPSLIPLVTFPVASKGVIYSDLNYSVILEWAASMNPEPVLSWTLNGKPCGTGEKLFIRRLSPEQLGTYLCIAKNADKELVSEPVTISRKXATGVPTAAAPTAAYPMKPDDDVLSLSGGSAIGLIVAATLGGLVLLGAVCFYLVLALKVVLPLPLVHQATSTPDHLSLTT, from the exons ATGAACTGTCTTCCGAACACAGGCCGTGGCCTCATTCCTGCCTGGAAGACACTTCTACTAACAG GTACCCTGCTCACCTCCTGCACCTGCTCAGCAGCCTCCAAGCTGGCCCAGATGGAAGGAGCTGGCACCCACCTGCCCGTCCCCAGAACCCTTGATGGAGTTCTCAGCACTTCTTGGTCCCGAGAGCCGGAAGCCCGGCCACCAGCCATGATCTCTCCCAAGGGCCTTCTGGGACTTCCTCACACTAGCCAAGACGTCATACCGCACACAGAGG ACAACCCCAGCCTGATCCCACTGGTGACCTTCCCGGTGGCTTCGAAGGGTGTGATCTACAGTGACCTTAACTACTCTGTGATCCTGGAGTGGGCGGCGAGCATGAACCCAGAGCCTGTGCTGAGCTGGACCTTGAATGGGAAGCCATGCGGAACTGGGGAGAAACTATTTATCCGGAGACTGTCCCCAGAGCAACTGGGCACGTACCTGTGCATAGCCAAGAACGCAGACAAAGAGCTGGTCTCTGAGCCCGTGACCATCTCCCGTAAGT AAGCCACCGGGGTTCCCACGGCTGCGGCTCCCACGGCTGCTTACCCCATGAAGCCTGACGACGACGTCCTGTCCCTGTCTGGAGGATCTGCCATAGGCCTTATCGTGGCGGCCACCCTGGGAGGTCTAGTGCTGCTCGGAGCCGTCTGCTTCTACCTCGTCCTGGCGCTGAAGGTAGTTCTGCCCCTCCCACTGGTCCACCAGGCAACATCCACGCCAGACCACCTGAGCTTGACCACGTGA